Within Streptomyces sp. NBC_00704, the genomic segment CCCGCTACCCGTCCGACCCGTCCGACCCGGCGGGCCCGGCGGGCCCGCACGGCCTCCGGCCAAGCCGGTGGAACCGGCCCCGCCTTCGCCCTCGGCCCCAACAGCCCACGTCCTGCAAACTGCGACTTCGGCCAACGACCCCACCGGCCCCGCCAGTCACTGCTGTACCGCGCGAGCGGGCGTAGGCCTTACCTCCCGGCGTATCTGTCGGTGGCCGCCACCAGCATCTCGGCCATGCCCCGCCCCCGCGTGCCGTGCCCCGCGTGGTCGACGATGATCAACTCGCTGCCCGCCCAGGCGTGCTGAAGCCGCCAGACGATGCCCAGGAGGTTCCCGAAGTCGAGACTGCCCTGCACAAGGGTGCCGGGCACGCCGTCGAGGAGATGGGCGTCGCGCAGAACGGCCTCCTCCCCGTCCAGGAAGTGACCATGGCCCCAGTAGTGGGTGACTGTGCGGGCGAAACCCGCCCTGAACACCGGGTCCTCGAACCGCTCGACGGACCTCGGCGGGGCCGGGATGGTCGCCGTCTCCCAGTCCGTCCACGCTCGCGCGGCCCGTTCACGCACACCGGCGTCAGGGGATTCGAGCAGTCTGCTGTACGCGGCCGCGAGATTGCCGTCCCGCTCCGCGCCCTCCGGCACCTCCGACGCAAAGCGCTCGAAGGCTTCCGGGAACACCTTTCCCAACCCGCGCGTCAGCAGCTCCACTTCGGCGTCGGAACCGGTCGCGACGCCGGTCAGCACCAGCTCGCTCACCGCCCCGGTACACGTCTGCGCATACCGCAACGCCAGCACCGACCCCCACGACACCCCCCACACCAGCCAGCGCTCGATCCCCAGAGTCCGCCGCAGCAGTTCGAGATCGGCCACGAGGTGCGCCGTCGTGTTGACGCTCATGTCAGTGCCGTACACGCTCGCGTGCGGGGTCGAACGGCCACAGCCCCGCTGGTCGAGCAGCACGATCCGATAGGCGGCGGGGTCGAACAGCCGCCGCATATACGGGGTCGCCCCGGACCCCGGACCGCCGTGCAGCATCAGTGCGGGCTTGCCCCGCGGATTGCCGCAGGTCTCCCAGTACACGTGGTTGCCGTCCCCGACGTCCAACATGCCGTGCTCATACGGTTCGATCTCCGGATACAGGCCCATCGCGACACCGTACGATCCCCGCAGCGCCCCCGTCGCAGGGATTACCGCCCCGCGGCCTCGGCGCTCCCTCCTGCATCGGCGGCCTCAGCAGCCTCAGCGGCCGCGCGCAGCACATCCCGCAGCATCGCCGGGGTGAGCCTGCCGGTGAAGGTGTTGCGCTGACTGACGTGGAAGCAGCCGAAGACGTCCAGACCGCCGCCGCCGTCCGGGTCGTCGAGCGGCACACGCACCCCGTGCCCGAAGGCCGGCCGCGGCCGGGGCACGCTCCAGCCCGCCTCGGCGAACGCAGGCAGGGCGGCCTGCCAGCCGAAAGCTCCGAGCACCACCACCGACCGCACCGTCGGCCGCAGCAATCGGAGCTCCTGCACCAGCCAGGGCCGGCACATGTCCCTCTCCCCCGGGGTCGGCTTGTTGGCCGGTGGCGCACAGTGCACGGGCGACGTGATGCGCACCCCGTACAGCTCCAGCCCGTCGTCGGCGGCCACGGACGTGGGCTGGGAGGCGAGCCCCACGTCGTACAACGCCTGGTAGAGAACGTCGCCGGACCGGTCGCCTGTGAACATACGGCCCGTACGGTTGCCGCCGTGCGCCGCCGGGGCGAGCCCGATGATCAACAGCCGGGCGTCGGACGGACCGAACCCGGGCACGGGCCGCCCCCAGTACGTCCAGTCCGCAAAGGCCGCCCGTTTCGTACGGGCCACCTCCTCACGCCACTCCACCAACCGAGGACACGCACGGCACCCGGCGATCCGCCGGTCGAGCAAGCCCAGGCCGGAA encodes:
- the pip gene encoding prolyl aminopeptidase codes for the protein MGLYPEIEPYEHGMLDVGDGNHVYWETCGNPRGKPALMLHGGPGSGATPYMRRLFDPAAYRIVLLDQRGCGRSTPHASVYGTDMSVNTTAHLVADLELLRRTLGIERWLVWGVSWGSVLALRYAQTCTGAVSELVLTGVATGSDAEVELLTRGLGKVFPEAFERFASEVPEGAERDGNLAAAYSRLLESPDAGVRERAARAWTDWETATIPAPPRSVERFEDPVFRAGFARTVTHYWGHGHFLDGEEAVLRDAHLLDGVPGTLVQGSLDFGNLLGIVWRLQHAWAGSELIIVDHAGHGTRGRGMAEMLVAATDRYAGR
- a CDS encoding uracil-DNA glycosylase; this translates as MASADGSAPAASGLGLLDRRIAGCRACPRLVEWREEVARTKRAAFADWTYWGRPVPGFGPSDARLLIIGLAPAAHGGNRTGRMFTGDRSGDVLYQALYDVGLASQPTSVAADDGLELYGVRITSPVHCAPPANKPTPGERDMCRPWLVQELRLLRPTVRSVVVLGAFGWQAALPAFAEAGWSVPRPRPAFGHGVRVPLDDPDGGGGLDVFGCFHVSQRNTFTGRLTPAMLRDVLRAAAEAAEAADAGGSAEAAGR